From a single Diachasmimorpha longicaudata isolate KC_UGA_2023 chromosome 13, iyDiaLong2, whole genome shotgun sequence genomic region:
- the LOC135168337 gene encoding trypsin-1-like has protein sequence MQVVILLAISTIALGDPLRSSSPEKPIGSGNRIIGGRNATIEEVPYQISLQFANSHNCGGSIISKNWVVTAGHCVGGSTNYYSIRAGSSFNNRNGTKYNVTQIVRHQGYNSTDAGIPVYDIALVRVSPAFVFSKTQRAVKLFGLGETARTNATSTISGWGRTENGTAEVLQVVTIPIVSKTACDKSYQAWGGIPDGQICAAYPQGGKDSCQGDSGGPLTIGGRLAGIVSWGYGCAVPGNPGVYTEVAAYRFWIKSISGV, from the exons ATGCAGGTCGTTATTCTCTTGGCGATATCCACAATAGCACTTG GTGATCCCCTGAGATCATCATCCCCTGAAAAACCTATCGGTTCAGGCAATCGAATTATCGGCGGTAGGAATGCAACAATCGAGGAAGTTCCCTACCAGATTAGTCTTCAATTCGCCAACAGTCACAACTGCGGTGGCAGCATCATCTCGAAGAATTGGGTGGTAACAGCTGGACATTGCGTGGGTGGCTCGACAAATTACTACTCCATCCGGGCTGGCTCCTCCTTCAACAATAGGAATGGAACGAAGTACAATGTAACGCAAATTGTAAGACACCAAGGTTACAATTCAACTGACGCTGGTATTCCAGTTTACGATATTGCACTGGTCCGGGTGTCTCCAGCCTTTGTCTTCAGCAAGACTCAGCGAGCAGTGAAGCTCTTTGGTCTTGGTGAGACAGCTCGTACCAACGCCACCAGCACCATCAGCGGTTGGGGTAGAACTGAGAATGGAACGGCTGAGGTTCTGCAAGTTGTCACGATCCCCATAGTCTCCAAGACAGCTTGTGATAAGAGCTATCAGGCATGGGGTGGCATTCCTGATGGACAAATTTGCGCTGCTTATCCACAGGGAGGAAAAGACTCCTGCCAAGGTGACTCCGGTGGTCCGCTGACGATTGGTGGACGTCTCGCTGGTATTGTCTCATGGGGCTATGGATGCGCTGTTCCAGGAAATCCTGGGGTTTATACGGAAGTCGCTGCCTATCGCTTCTGGATCAAGTCTATCAGTGGAGTTTAA